The region acattattacACAAAcggaaaaatatttaattgagtcTTTATAACgtaaataaaactgaaaaaaaaagtgtttgttattaatttttttgttgttttggtaAACGTAAACAATCCCAAACGTAAAAGAAACATTTTCCTAAATACAACAATTTAGATTTTttctgttaaaaaaaaaagagagaaagcaaagaaaaattgtgaaaaaagaGTGAAAATTTCAGACCCAAAGAACATAGCCATAGTCAACACCGTTCCTTCCTTCTTCTTAATTCACCAACTCAAAAATTTTGGAACTTTGCGTTGAACACCGATGGATCCTCCGGCCAAGAGTTGGAGCATCCACACGCGCTCCGAGATAACTGCCAAGTACGAGGTTGTTGGTCGGGTCGGGTCGGGTGCCTACGCCGACGTATACGACGGACGGCGCCGGTCGGACGGTGCGGCGGTGGCGCTGAAGGAGGTGCACGATTCCCAATCGGCGTCTCGCGAAATCGAAGCCCTGCGGGTCCTGAGAGGGTCCCAAAACGTGGTCGTTCTGCACGAGTTCTTCTGGCGCGAGGACGAGGACGCGGTTCTCGTGCTCGAGTTTCTGGGAACCGACCTCGCCACCGTGATCGGAAAAGGTGGTGTCGGAGCCGGTGAGGTTAAGAGGTGGATGTTGCAGGCTCTGAGTGCTGTGGATGAGTGCCATCGGAATATGATCGTTCATAGAGACTTAAAGCCCGCGAATTTTTTAGTTTCCGATGATGGGGTGCTCAAGTTAGCAGATTTTGGACAGGTTTAAGGGATAAAGTTTTGAACTTCGTTTTAATCTAGTTTTGGGTTTTCTGTTTTTTGGTTTATGGGAGTGTGTTGGTTACTTGATCATTACGTgacttgttcttttcttttctctttttcttatttgattATGTGATGTGGTTTGAGTTAATCTATGATCACGGTGATCGATCGTATTTCTGTGGCACAGGATCCTAACCTGGGTtgcaaattttgataatttttgttttgctgCTGAAATCTGTAGTCGATGATTCTCTTCTAAAGAATTGCTTGAATTTGGATCGGGGAAAATGGAATAGAGGTTGATTTTCATGATTTGTTGAGCAATGAAAAATCATCTTATATACAACTTCTTTGAAACTTTTCTCAGGCAAGGATACTAGTGGAGTCGGGATTCGATGCTGACCAGGAAGATGATGATGCTTCAAATAGAGAAAGCTCACTCCAACAAGATCCTGAAGCTACTTCCCAAGAGAACTTAAATCAAACTGAACATGGAAACCCATATCAGAGAACTTTGAGTCATGAAGAATATTTCAGAGTTTTGGATGAGATGAAAACCAAGAGCTACTCTTATGACACTGACAAGGAAGCAAATATCCATGATGGAAACACCTCATGTCTTGCAACATGCACAACGAGTGACATAGATGACGAACTTTGCAAAGGTTCTTTTACCTATGAAGCTGAGGAGGTAGGTGGGAATGAACTTGGTTGTCTCACATCATGTGTTGGAACACGCTGGTTTCGAGCTCCTGAGTTACTGTATGGATCCACAGACTATGGTTTAGAGGTTGATCTTTGGTCATTGGGGTGTGTTTTTGCTGAGCTCTTAACATCGAAGCCATTGTTTCCTGGAACAAGTGATGTAGACCAGCTTAGCAGAATTGTGAGTGTTTTGGGGAACATCAATGAGGAAACTTGGCCTGGTTGTTCCAAACTTCCTGATTATGGaaaaatctcttttttaaaGGTGGAAAACCCTAGTGGTCTTGAAGCATGCTTGCTCAATTGCACCCCTGATGAAGTTTCCCTAGTCAAGAGACTGGTTTGTTATGATCCAGATAAGAGAGTCACAGCAATGGAGTTACTTGAAGACAAGTACTTCAGTGAAGTACCTGTTCCTGGTCCAGTTTCTGAGTTGCGGGTTCCTTTGATTAGTATTGGACAAGACAAGGATCGCCCTGGAGGGTACAATGAAATGGGTTCTGATTCTGATTTGGAGGAGTTTAGAACTTTGAATATCACCACAACTGATTCTGATTTATCTGTACAAATCCCTTGAACTCGAAGGATGTGATGCACCTTGAATactgttttatatttattttaaaaaaatgaattcaagTAGCATCACATTCTTGGGACAGAATTTGTCCTGTGttcttttggtattttatttgCTGAATATCACTAGTGCAATCCGTGGTTGGATTCTCtggaaaaagaatattttttggCAAGAATTATGAGCAAAGGATAAaggattgaaaaaattaagctTATAATATTATAGAATTGCTGTTTTACCATGCTATCGTTGATCTAAGTGCCAAAATTCTGCATTCCGGTGACAGGGACAAGAGATCCTTACAACCCCGTGTCTATTATCTAcgtgtttgtgtgttttgttttttgtttctggtGCGACACTAGTTTTTATCCCATATCTATAACTAAATTCAAAATTGGAAGGGAATTTCGTGACTGGATGAATTTATTCTTAatggttaataatttatcaaGTCTGTGGCGTTTAAGCTACGTTGAATTTAAGTCGACGGATGAAATTAAGATGCCAAGTTCGAACTATACTTTAACCAGGTTCAAACTTATTGAGTAATGAACCATCAATTTCATTGGAGCCAACTTTCCATCAACAAAAGACAATATCGTTAagcaaatttcataattatttcttgtgCAATATCATCAGCCCATTTTCCTCGATATACGCCGTGACAGAACTCACATGCTAGACTACTCATTAATTATCCAAAATGAGACAagattcaagtaattaaaaataatgtgacGTAGAgacacataaaatattacatgatGAAGTCCGGTAAATATGTGTATATAACAGGGTGAATAGATCCCCCTTGATGAATATTACACAAGTCATACATATGTCTCTTCCTTTAAGTGGATGCAAAATCAGAGAATCACAAGCCACGAAAACATCATTAGGGTGTCGTAAGCCATTATGTATCTCCTACATAACAGCTACCCATAATACCTAAAACCTCATCACTTCAAATCTTGGTACTAATGTTCTATGCATAGTTCTTGCCTTGGGCTTCCCGTTGTATTGTTAAGGTGGTCAACAAAAATAGATGAAACAATCTGCTCAGCGGAAACCAAGCAAAATTATAGAAACTAATGAGTGAAGCTCTACTCTTGGGGAagaagtgcaatctcaatttcATGAAGTGTCTTCCCTTTGGTTTCCACCACATTTCGTCTTACAAAAATTACCGCCATGATGCAAAAGGTGGCAAACATAGAGTAAAGCAGTTGGGGACCGAGTTTCTCCAGCAAACGCAAGAAAAGTAGGCCAACAAAGAAATTTATGACCTGTACAAGACCATTTAATCTAATGAGAGAACGATTCCACAAATGCTGAATTTCGACCTCTTTCTAAGCCATTATGAGATCAGATAATGACAACAGTTCCAGTGGTTTGCAAAGAAACAGGGAATTTGAGCAGGCCTCGTTTAATTGATACAACCAAAATGTGTAGAATCAATAAAGAACCGTAGAACATAACCTGCCAAACTGATGCCATTTCATATAATagaaaatttcagaaaaaaattaccCAATGCACCGACATACAGACTGCCATGGCTTTGGCTCTGATTTGACTAGGAAATATTTCAGGTAGGAGGAGACCTGGGACCGGACCAGCACCAAGAGCAAATGTAAAGACAAACCTGCATGAAAGAAGTATAAAGTATTCATATCACAGCAGTGTCTTCCAAAATGACCCTGCATGCACCCATAGGCTAAAGCGACTGTTCCAAGTGAATTGTAAACTTCATGGAACTGCTAGATCGTGAACAATGAGGACATGAATTGGATGCGGAAGTTTCAATTTATAGTTATTTCATCCTCAATTGTCATTTATACATAGTAAGAGGATGCTCTCACACAGTCGTATTCTACGAATTTGGCTGATGATAATCATACCAAACATTGAGGCAGGGCAACGTGATTTCCCTCACAGCATATTACCGTCTTTAAACTTGTTTACATGAGTTTAACTGgcgtatttctttttttaaaatagaagatATCCTTAATAATTCTCCCTTGGAAGTTCACAAGTAGAAACactattttaattctatttagaTTTGCATTATAATGCATCTATCGTGATCCATATTAATAAGCATAGTTGCATACTCACAGTAACATGCCCCCAACAGAAAAGTACAGAGTTCCCACGTTCGATACAAGTGAAGTTGCACCTGTGGCTTGAAGCATCATTGCTATTGCCTACACAAGTAAAAAATACAGAACAAACAACTTCCTGATTAATAGCCAACTTCATCTTCTATTCAACTACAATACAAACACcgcaataaaacaaaaaaaaaaattgtaatgttGTGCACTTGCACCAGCTCATACTCCAAACAAGCATCTCTCTCTTCATCACCGCAAACACCAAGTCAGGATTTAAAACAGTGTAAGTACCACATGAGTCCCATATTTTCACGAGGGTGGTCCTTCacataaacaataaaacaacTACAAGTAATTTACCATGCCAAAGAAACTCCAGAAAAGTAGAACCTTCCTTCCAAGCTTATCCATCAAACCCATTGAAATGATAGATCCTGAGGTAAGTTCCGGCGGATAAGCATTAGAGAATAGAATAACACCATAATTTAAATCAATATCCTGTCAACCAGAAGATACTGTTACCTGCCAAATTAGCGATTCCTATGCAGACATTTGCAAGGTCTGATGGCACTCCAGCACTTTTAAAAACAGTGGAAGAGAAATAAAACACAGCATTTATACCAGATAGCTGTTGTAAAGCAAATAGGGTTGATCCAATAAAAACAACTGCAAAACGAACTcgtgaataaaaataactttggGAAACCTAAGCAAACCAGTATCAAAAGAACAACAATGGCAAGTCTACTCACGACAATCCTATGGACAAATCAGGAAAATACACACCTTTAGAATGACGACCATGTAGCAATTCTGACAGCTTCACAGAATCAGTGTCGTCTCCTCTATCTACCTTTGATAACTCTAACATAGCAAATTTTGCTTCTGATACACCTAGCAGTCTCTCAAACTCAGCTTCTGCTTCAGAAGTTCTTCCTTGCTACATCACAACAAAGAGGAATAATCAAGCATTAAGTGAAGGATAGAAGTCAAATGGATCAAGGGATGAGCACTCAAAATTACGAGTAAGAATGAACTTTTCAAGAACTACAACATCAAATATTAATAGTCCTCCTTATTGTACTGCTGAGTGATAAGAAACCAAAATTATTCCAAACTATGCCTGACAAGGATAAAAAGAGACATGGGCAATGTTAGCCCACTATGTGACACTCGTAAAGTTTTCTACTAAATGGGATAGAGAGGACATGCAAAGAAGAGATAATGTCTGATAGGAAGGAAATAAATATGGAGAATTAGTTAGCATGGTTAACATTGAGACTTCAAGTGTTCAGAACAAATATAGAAACAGTAAGTTATAAATATGAGGAGATATTATCTAAGAGGAAATAATATTAGACTAGGCATTGACCTTGTATAACCAATGTGGACTCTCTGCGCAGAAGACCATAGCTGCAGCGAGTATAACAGCTGGAATGGTAGATACCCAGAAACAAACCCGCCACCTGCGTGAAAAATTTCAGGGTGAATTTTTAAAtccttaataaaaatatgtaacatCATGACATGAAGTAAGTTGATATGATACCATCCAGGTATATCTTTGACAGGGATTCCAATAAATAAAGCTCCCATTAGACCAAGGCAGGTTGCAATCTGGATGAAAGCTCCATAGGTTCCCCGCACAAAAGCAGGAGAAACCTGCCATTTAATAGAGTAACCACATAAATAATCAAGTTAACTTTCACCATAGTCAATGAGACAGATGCAACAATTTAGTGATCAACATACCTCTGTCACATACAAAGAGGCAATGGGAGGGCCCAGGCCCAAGCCAGTTCCAACAAACAACCTTCCTACAAGCATGCCAAACAAGTTGTTTGTAGCCGCACTGAAAATGCACAATTTCCAATGAGAAATAGTCCTAAGAATTTGTATTGgaaaacataaaagtaaaaaactttaatttgaaCAAAGTGAAAGTAGTGAAATAATAGTAAGGAAATTTAAACTTAGGGCGCCCTTAAATCAAAACTAAAGGTCTTCTTGCTGCCCACTCGTAATCTAGAAATTTATAGAAATGGAGATATGTTCTgctatgttatttaattattatagacATCATATGCGTGAAATATATGAAAGAAGGCTTGAGTTCTTTCTTAGAACCAACAAAATAACTTGAAGATACCATAATGGGTAAAGAGCCCATATGGAAACCAAAAGATGGCAATGAGGTGCATTTATGCTATTACATTAGAGGACACAAAATAGAAGTAATAAACCATTCTATGTTTCCATAGTAGTCCACAGATAAACCTAGAGAAAACAATTGAAACCTACAAAGTGGTGGAATAAAGTGCAAAGAAAATTTCCGTTTACCccatgagaaaaataaaatgaaacaaacaatTTGTATATTAATGGGAAATGTAACCTCATAGAAGCACCAATTATCATTGGCATAGCACACAACTGGAAAGTCCTACGCCGTCCCACCCCATCAGCAATCCAACCACTCAGTAGACATCCAATCAAGGCACCACCAAGACATATGCTCACCACCAGACCTTCATTTGAAAGGGGAAAAATCAATTCTATTAATGGGAAATTTACAATAGACAATGAAATTGAGCACAGGTTTTGGAATCTTCATTTTCACCTTCTGCCAATGTATTTCCATGGAAACCAAGATCAACAGAAATGCTCTCAAGTGGTTCATTAACAACTCTGAATATaacacaaaaatatcaaaacttAAGTCGTCATTGGATTCTAGATTATAAAGCAAACAATCCAAGAGAGTGCAACAAGAAGGAGAAACAAGAAAGTACAAACCCGAGATGGTATCCAAAAAGGAATGAAGAAATGGTCGCCACAAGTACATGAGGTAAGGAAAGCTTCCATGAAGGATTTGAGATTCCCTTATCCAAGCCGTTGTCCAAAATATCTATCAAGCATTAAATTAGCATAGTTAATAACCACCACGATCGAAGACCTAACAGAATTTTCAGAATATCACAAACCCAAGCCATCTTTTCTACTGCCATTTTCATAATCGCTTCCAATTGAAATTGTCTATCGTCAATAAGAGAGACAATTGCAACAGCATAGCTATTGTTTATATCAAGATTACATGAAGTGCCAATTCTTCTGAATAATGAAATCTTCAAATGATTACGCTAGAAAGATGGCAATGGTTTTTTACCTTTTAAGTCAGGTATTCCACAACGGAATGGAATTAATAGATGccagataaataaaaaaaaaaaaacggaaaTACATACTCCATTTTGAATAAAGGGTGCATACCTAAGTTTTCTTCCACATCATCCACGGTTGAATAATCTCTGCTGGAAGGAGCACGCTTGTACATGGAAGAATTTTCACGAAGATGCCCCACCCACATTAGCATATATTTTACCTGTCTGCTTCCTGAACAATCATAGCTCAAAAGTTAGAACGTAACACTTTTAAACATCTGTATTCAAAATAGTCGTCAACTAATACATCACATGAAAAATcagcaaagaaaaataaaaatataagccAAGCTTAAGTTGAAGTTCAAGCATGTTCTGCATTCGTAattgaatattaataaataaataaataaaactatagcTGCAGCTGGAAATGCTTGGAAAAGTTTCAACCACCCACAACATAAATTCACCAACAATACATATATTGCAACTCAACTTCATGGACAGATTCAAACATCATCTATCATCGTTAAAACTCACAAACCACACTATCAGCAATCTATCTCTACCGAACTCATTCACATAAAAATTACCTAAAACAAGCAAGATTAACGCTAGATGTACAATTTATCTGCAAATAATCCGGTTCAACTCTATTTACTTCTTCATCCGTACACTTAACCTCAAATATACATAATCGCTATTTGAGATATGTATTCTGCAGAGAACAAGGAATAATTTGAAGATCCTAAGCAGAAAACGAGTTCCCCTGTTTTTCTccgaaacaaataaaaaggaaacaGAACAAGGTTTACgataatttattatgaaaaaataacgTAAAAACGAGATCAaacgaaaagaaaaaagtgaataaaatgcagagagagaaaaaaaaaacacaaaactaAACCTGAGCTGAAAAGGAGAAGGATGAAGTGAATACGCAGCAATCCGATGAGCGATCCTCCGTTCAGAAGGAGGAGTGAAGGAGAATCTGAGAGATGGTGTTAGCGTTGGGAAGAGCGAAATAAATAGTTACGGTGGTGAAAGAGAAACGGTTACCAACCGCAAAACGAAAGCGATGTCGCTAACATGCGCGGGGTCGGTGGAGGTTCGCGAAGGAAACAGAGGGGAACAGAAGGAATCCAATCGATTGTTGTTTTCTTCGTGGGacgaaaaagaaaggaagaaaattaaCAGTACAGTGAAACACTTCTGATCAAATTATAATTACCGATTAAGAAGAGCTTAATGGTTAAGCTTGAaagattttacattttttattataagatttGTTTTGACGGTGCAGAATATACAAGTGAATTTTCGACACGTGTTTAGTTAGGTTTAAACTCATTTTATGGAGAAAAATGGAGTAATTAAGTGTAGGTAGGGCTAGGATGATGACAAGTGTCCATGTATTGCTTTTGGTTGTTTcttaaatcataaataaagTGTCAGAGTGAAGGGACCACC is a window of Vigna unguiculata cultivar IT97K-499-35 chromosome 4, ASM411807v1, whole genome shotgun sequence DNA encoding:
- the LOC114182419 gene encoding cyclin-dependent kinase F-1 produces the protein MDPPAKSWSIHTRSEITAKYEVVGRVGSGAYADVYDGRRRSDGAAVALKEVHDSQSASREIEALRVLRGSQNVVVLHEFFWREDEDAVLVLEFLGTDLATVIGKGGVGAGEVKRWMLQALSAVDECHRNMIVHRDLKPANFLVSDDGVLKLADFGQARILVESGFDADQEDDDASNRESSLQQDPEATSQENLNQTEHGNPYQRTLSHEEYFRVLDEMKTKSYSYDTDKEANIHDGNTSCLATCTTSDIDDELCKGSFTYEAEEVGGNELGCLTSCVGTRWFRAPELLYGSTDYGLEVDLWSLGCVFAELLTSKPLFPGTSDVDQLSRIVSVLGNINEETWPGCSKLPDYGKISFLKVENPSGLEACLLNCTPDEVSLVKRLVCYDPDKRVTAMELLEDKYFSEVPVPGPVSELRVPLISIGQDKDRPGGYNEMGSDSDLEEFRTLNITTTDSDLSVQIP
- the LOC114181722 gene encoding probable plastidic glucose transporter 2 isoform X1; protein product: MLATSLSFCDSPSLLLLNGGSLIGLLRIHFILLLFSSGSRQVKYMLMWVGHLRENSSMYKRAPSSRDYSTVDDVEENLDILDNGLDKGISNPSWKLSLPHVLVATISSFLFGYHLGVVNEPLESISVDLGFHGNTLAEGLVVSICLGGALIGCLLSGWIADGVGRRRTFQLCAMPMIIGASMSAATNNLFGMLVGRLFVGTGLGLGPPIASLYVTEVSPAFVRGTYGAFIQIATCLGLMGALFIGIPVKDIPGWWRVCFWVSTIPAVILAAAMVFCAESPHWLYKQGRTSEAEAEFERLLGVSEAKFAMLELSKVDRGDDTDSVKLSELLHGRHSKVVFIGSTLFALQQLSGINAVFYFSSTVFKSAGVPSDLANVCIGIANLAGSIISMGLMDKLGRKVLLFWSFFGMAIAMMLQATGATSLVSNVGTLYFSVGGMLLFVFTFALGAGPVPGLLLPEIFPSQIRAKAMAVCMSVHWVINFFVGLLFLRLLEKLGPQLLYSMFATFCIMAVIFVRRNVVETKGKTLHEIEIALLPQE
- the LOC114181722 gene encoding probable plastidic glucose transporter 2 isoform X2, with product MLMWVGHLRENSSMYKRAPSSRDYSTVDDVEENLDILDNGLDKGISNPSWKLSLPHVLVATISSFLFGYHLGVVNEPLESISVDLGFHGNTLAEGLVVSICLGGALIGCLLSGWIADGVGRRRTFQLCAMPMIIGASMSAATNNLFGMLVGRLFVGTGLGLGPPIASLYVTEVSPAFVRGTYGAFIQIATCLGLMGALFIGIPVKDIPGWWRVCFWVSTIPAVILAAAMVFCAESPHWLYKQGRTSEAEAEFERLLGVSEAKFAMLELSKVDRGDDTDSVKLSELLHGRHSKVVFIGSTLFALQQLSGINAVFYFSSTVFKSAGVPSDLANVCIGIANLAGSIISMGLMDKLGRKVLLFWSFFGMAIAMMLQATGATSLVSNVGTLYFSVGGMLLFVFTFALGAGPVPGLLLPEIFPSQIRAKAMAVCMSVHWVINFFVGLLFLRLLEKLGPQLLYSMFATFCIMAVIFVRRNVVETKGKTLHEIEIALLPQE